The following coding sequences lie in one Ostrea edulis chromosome 8, xbOstEdul1.1, whole genome shotgun sequence genomic window:
- the LOC130049398 gene encoding transcription initiation factor TFIID subunit 1-like, which produces MVEGYPPYIRDNDTLKSLCESVGIVSINPTHMCNSKNMGGKESKDDVDGKQTETKVRGQSVRGAIQGQSVRVSSEETENFTKRGERAQDLSVGKEKENISIKEGIWFSEADVVDLDIEDDNQREVRSQVRHTKDDIQTRSQVRDTEDDNQREVRSQVCHTKDDIQTRSQVCHTEDDNQREVRSQVCDETVEQVEGYSGMYTASEDTGDLNSPSQMYIASEDLTDDTPQLEEVTCSECRGDVDSWDKQESQTMCSCSGSKPFNVFNDNNNHTDNVSPCRTCSAEVDRPKLSINTKDCIQKHCPKCENSQQTYSNNNSQQNHSNNNSSQQTYSNNNSQQTYSNNNSQQTYSCHAIIHEPLKGSYGHEPVAGSVTEPLKGSFGHEPVAGSVTCSQCGEQSGKLTSVFDADFCENCYKEFEMNVSVACSLETSKRTGSGQIKVAEQQFADKGYMNPELLVKADDDCESWVSSRNSESQSLGSSAEELEVEKTLPPADVEESGEVDENGDIYGAVNGDEVFDDTLEASTMIQTYDGVQWEGNFMCTCEDCLKGLRIERIMTADKSTMCPEDPPYILMCEICEE; this is translated from the coding sequence ATGGTGGAGGGTTACCCCCCTTACATCAGAGACAATGACACACTAAAATCACTTTGTGAAAGTGTGGGCATAGTGTCAATAAATCCTACTCATATGTGTAACAGCAAGAACATGGGAGGAAAAGAATCTAAAGATGATGTGGATGGAAAACAGACTGAGACCAAAGTCCGAGGGCAATCTGTTAGAGGAGCTATTCAAGGACAATCTGTCAGAGTGTCAAGTGAAGAgacagaaaatttcacaaaaagagGAGAGAGAGCACAAGATTTAAGTGTTgggaaagaaaaagaaaatattagtATTAAAGAAGGAATTTGGTTTTCTGAAGCTGATGTTGTAGACTTAGATATAGAGGATGATAATCAGAGAGAGGTCAGATCTCAAGTCCGTCATACGAAGGATGATATTCAGACCAGATCTCAAGTCCGTGATACAGAGGATGATAATCAGAGAGAGGTCAGATCTCAAGTCTGTCATACGAAGGATGATATTCAGACCAGATCTCAAGTCTGTCATACGGAGGATGATAATCAGAGAGAGGTCAGATCTCAAGTCTGTGATGAGACAGTTGAACAAGTTGAAGGCTATTCAGGAATGTATACAGCATCAGAAGATACGGGGGATCTTAACTCTCCCAGTCAAATGTATATAGCATCAGAAGATCTGACGGATGATACCCCACAGCTAGAGGAAGTGACCTGCAGTGAATGTCGAGGAGATGTTGACTCTTGGGATAAGCAGGAATCTCAAACTATGTGTTCATGTTCAGGATCAAAACCCTTCAATGTGTTCAATGACAATAACAATCACACAGATAATGTCTCTCCCTGTAGAACTTGTTCAGCGGAAGTGGACCGTCCCAAGTTGTCGATTAATACCAAAGATTGTATTCAAAAACACTGTCCAAAGTGTGAGAACAGCCAGCAAACCTACTCCAATAATAACAGCCAGCAAAACCACTCCAATAATAACAGCAGCCAGCAAACCTACTCCAATAATAACAGCCAGCAAACCTACTCCAATAATAACAGCCAGCAAACCTACTCATGTCATGCAATTATTCATGAACCTCTAAAGGGTTCGTATGGACATGAACCTGTTGCTGGTTCTGTGACTGAACCTCTAAAGGGTTCGTTTGGACATGAACCTGTTGCTGGTTCTGTGACGTGTTCACAATGTGGTGAGCAGAGTGGCAAGTTGACGTCAGTATTTGATGCAGATTTTTGTGAGAATTGTTACAAGGAGTTTGAGATGAATGTCTCTGTTGCTTGTTCACTCGAGACTTCAAAGAGAACTGGTTCAGGACAGATAAAAGTTGCAGAACAACAGTTCGCAGACAAAGGTTATATGAATCCTGAGCTTCTGGTGAAAGCAGATGACGATTGTGAGAGCTGGGTGTCAAGTAGAAACTCTGAAAGCCAGTCCCTAGGGAGTTCAGCAGAGGAGCTGGAAGTGGAAAAGACTCTTCCTCCGGCCGATGTGGAAGAAAGTGGAGAAGTGGATGAGAATGGGGATATTTACGGAGCTGTGAATGGTGATGAAGTGTTTGATGACACATTGGAGGCCAGCACAATGATTCAGACGTATGATGGGGTCCAGTGGGAGGGAAATTTCATGTGTACATGCGAGGATTGTCTGAAGGGTCTACGGATCGAGCGGATCATGACGGCGGATAAGTCCACCATGTGTCCCGAAGATCCACCGTACATCCTGATGTGTGAGATTTGTGAGGAGTAA